DNA sequence from the Candidatus Kaistella beijingensis genome:
TTTAACATTTGATTATTAACAGATTACATAATAAATATAAAAATTAGTTTAAGTAATTATAAATAGTGTTTTTATTTATATTTTGAAAACTACAGGTAAAATTAATTCTAAATTCTATTTTAATTCTATTTCTACTAAAATAGCCAACACGGATTTCGATGATGTAGATGTTCGTTTCATCAAGGAATTTCTTGAAGTTTTAATTTTGTGAATTTAAAACCATAATATACATTTTACAATCAAAATCGTTTTATCGTTTTTCTCAATTTGTGTCGAAAGAATATTTTTTTTTATTCAAAATAAAGATTGAAAGATTAGAAATCGAGTTTAATTAACTTTTCTCTTTTCGCGAATCGTCGTAACTTTACGAAATAATAAATCGTAAAAATGGCAGTAATAATTTTCATTGCAGTTCTTTGGTATTCGGGACTGTTTTTTCAGACTTTTTTTCTTCACCGTTATGCGGCGCATCAAACTTATAAGATGTCGAGATTTGGTGAAAAATTATGTTATGTTTTAACTTGGATTACGCAAGGTTCAAACTATCTTTCCGCTTATGGATATGGAGTAATGCACAGAATGCATCATGCGTATGCAGACACGGAGAAAGATCCGCATTCACCGAAATATGACCACAATCTTTTCACCATGATGTGGCGCACGAAAAAAATCTATCAGCAAATCAACCAACAGAAAGTTGCGATTGAAGAAAAGTTCACCAAAAATGTTCCGCAATGGGAAGGTTTCGACAAATTCGCTAGTTCTTGGGGTTCGAGAATTGGATGGGGAATTGCCTATACCGCGTTTTTCTACTTTTTTGCTACGGCGTGGTGGCAATGGTTATTTCTTCCTGTTGCTTATTTAATGGCGCCAATTCACGGCGTAATTATCAATTGGTTCGGACATATTTATGGTTATGTGAATTTCAAAGTTTCAGATACTTCAAAAAACTTGTTCCATTTCGATTGGTTGATGATGGGAGAAGGTTATCACAACAATCACCACAAATATGGCGGAAGAGCCAATTTTGGCGGCGTAAGATGGCATGAAATAGATGTAACTTACCTGATTATGGTTTTGCTTGATAAAATAAAGTTGATTAAACTAAATCCTGTTACAAATGTAAAAAGAGAAGTTTAAAACCACATCCATACAACAAAAAAAGACAAGTTCTAAACCTGGCTTTTTTTATTTCTTGGTTTCGACATTAAGTAAAATTCGAAATGATTAGATTCCTCACGTCGCTCGAAATGACAGTCATTTGCCTTGTTGCGTGAGGAAAAACCGCCGCCGCAGCGAAGCTGCGGCGGCGGTTTTTCCTTATTTATAATATTTTATTCAAGTGCCATTTCGGGCGAAGCGAAAAATCTCTAGAGTTCCGAATCCCGAACCTCGAAACTCGCATCTCACAACGCTTTCACGATGAAATAGTTCTTTTTCCCTTTTTGGATGAGAAGGAATTTTCCGTCGATCAAATCTTTGTCGGCAACTTCAAAAGTGTCGTCAACTTTTTCCTTATTAATGGAAATCGCGTTTTGCTGAAGTTCTCTTCTCGCTTCACCTTTCGATTTTAAAAATCCTGATTTTTCTGAAATTAAGTCGATAACGTTCGAACCAACAACTTCGTTTTTAGAAAGTTCCTTTTGTGGAACACCTTCGAAAACTTCCAAAAAAGTCGCCTCGTCCAAATTCACCAAATCTTCAGCGGTGCTTCTTCCGAAAAGTATTTCAGATGCTTTTACGGCTTTTTCCAATTCTTCTCTGTTGTGAACCCAAACTGTTACTTCTTCCGCCAATTTTTTCTGAAGTTTTCTTTCGTGTGGTGCGGTTTTATGTTCAGAAATGAGGTTTTCGATTTCCTCTTTGCCTAAAAAAGTATAGAATTTTATGAACCTTTCGGCATCT
Encoded proteins:
- a CDS encoding acyl-CoA desaturase, coding for MAVIIFIAVLWYSGLFFQTFFLHRYAAHQTYKMSRFGEKLCYVLTWITQGSNYLSAYGYGVMHRMHHAYADTEKDPHSPKYDHNLFTMMWRTKKIYQQINQQKVAIEEKFTKNVPQWEGFDKFASSWGSRIGWGIAYTAFFYFFATAWWQWLFLPVAYLMAPIHGVIINWFGHIYGYVNFKVSDTSKNLFHFDWLMMGEGYHNNHHKYGGRANFGGVRWHEIDVTYLIMVLLDKIKLIKLNPVTNVKREV